From a single Plutella xylostella chromosome 5, ilPluXylo3.1, whole genome shotgun sequence genomic region:
- the LOC125488468 gene encoding biogenesis of lysosome-related organelles complex 1 subunit 5-like: protein MTELSREIGEVWSRLFDHRPFLNGEIKFMLKEFEEKRGDREVENLFSILEKLTDVKDTQVDKIKKSGETGLPILSEKLDQTLELFSGVEAEIAEVQKQTEQKRIENREKRQKEWDQFIDDMNFKCKRIDNAFEEKEEELRDLYADLDHKLNITK from the exons ATGACGGAGTTGTCTAGAg AAATAGGAGAAGTTTGGTCCAGGTTATTCGACCATCGCCCATTCTTGAATGGAGAAATAAAGTTCATGCTCAAGGAGTTTGAG GAAAAACGAGGTGACCGTGAAGTTGAAAATTTGTTTTCAATACTAGAGAAGCTGACTGATGTAAAGGACACCCAGGTTGATAAAATTAAGAAGAGTGGAGAGACTGGCCTGCCCATTCTTAGTGAGAAATTGGATCAAACTTTGGAACTTTTTTCTGGTGTTGAGGCAGAAATTGCTGAAGTACAGAAg CAAACTGAACAAAAAAGAATTGAGAATCGTGAAAAGCGTCAGAAGGAATGGGATCAGTTTATTGATGATATGAACTTTAAATGCAAGAGAATAGATAACGCTTTTGAAGAAAAAGAGGAAGAGCTTAGAGACTTGTATGCTGATTTGGACCACAAGCTTAATATCACCAAGTAA
- the LOC105398271 gene encoding uncharacterized protein LOC105398271, giving the protein MDLKGSLVDTNLRIYPSTTFIEFLDSLPKIEGFPVNIINIKNGNKDAKHNSKVNKVKDISYSLNNEDLKYIQTIKKSIKETNQDEDEEDYKSPIKSDKNNEASSKSENNNEDQIDSNCNEENELNDTDIKPVSKEDDDLYLHTQDIDWLYSYLQGKRKKGDKNVPYLHDLLEGSRVEVPENEVIKRNPVLEARCVKLRAQQEAREYRQMTKGVDNVRIRYPEDNINFQLKQINRQLIAIGQFIISIFAGFLFGFRGVEWMVGNLDFGFRMLLGVMCALVIALAEIYFLAKKLNEELNMSQAETIQLGGPPKLAPKDVRGKDDVPMTKPSNVLQNGKQHQD; this is encoded by the exons ATGGATCTTAAAGGCTCTTTGGTTGATACCAATCTAAGAATATACCCATCTACAACATTTATTGAGTTTCTGGACTCATTACCCAAGATTGAAGGATTTCCtgttaatattatcaacatcaaAAATGGCAATAAAGATGCAAAACATAattcaaaagtaaataaagtaaaagaCATAAGTTATAGTCTAAACAATGAagatttgaaatatattcaaacaataaaaaagtCAATAAAAGAGACAAACCAAGATGAGGATGAGGAGGATTACAAAAGTCCAATCAAAtcagataaaaataatgaagcaTCTTCAAAATCAGAAAACAACAATGAAGATCAAATTGATTCAAACTGCAATGAAGAAAATGAACTGAATGATACTGACATAAAACCTGTATCAAAAGAAGATGACGATCTATACCTTCACACTCAAGACATAGACTGGTTGTATTCTTATCTTCAAGGGAAAAGAAAAAAGGGTGACAAAAATGTACCCTATTTACATGACCTTCTTGAAGGGTCAAGGGTTGAAGTGCCAGAGAATGAGGTGATTAAGAGGAACCCTGTATTGGAGGCCAGGTGTGTGAAACTGAGGGCTCAGCAAGAAGCCAGAGAGTACAGACAGATGACCAAAGGTGTAGATAATGTCAGGATCAGATATCCCGAGGATAACATAAATTTTCAAT TGAAACAAATAAACCGGCAACTAATAGCGATTGGTCAGTTCATCATATCTATATTTGCCGGGTTCCTGTTTGGTTTCCGTGGAGTAGAGTGGATGGTGGGCAACTTGGACTTCGGCTTCCGTATGCTGCTGGGCGTCATGTGTGCATTGGTCATTGCTCTAGCCGAAATATACTTCTTGGCTAAAAAACTCAATGAAGAATTGAATATGAGCCAGGCAGAGACCATACAGTTGGGCGGACCACCGAAATTAGCACCGAAAGACGTGCGTGGTAAAGATGATGTCCCAATGACAAAACCTTCCAATGTTCTCCAGAATGGAAAGCAGCATCAAGATTAA